The following are encoded together in the Scomber japonicus isolate fScoJap1 chromosome 20, fScoJap1.pri, whole genome shotgun sequence genome:
- the rbp4 gene encoding retinol-binding protein 4: MLRYVVALCLLALAWAQDCQVANIQVMQNFDRSRYSGVWYAVAKKDPEGLFLIDNIVAQFIVGEDGKMTATAKGRVIILNNWEMCADMLATFEETPDPAKFRMKYWGVASYLQSGNDDHWVIDTDYDNYAIHYSCRLIDADGTCLDSYSFIFSRHPTGLRAEDQRIVTQKKMDLCMLGKYRRVAHNGFCESS, encoded by the exons ATGCTGCGGTACGTTGTAGCCCTCTGTCTCCTGGCTCTGGCCTGGGCACAGGATTGCCAGGTGGCCAACATCCAGGTCATGCAAAACTTTGACAGGTCCAGG TATTCAGGAGTATGGTATGCTGTAGCAAAGAAGGACCCAGAGGGTTTGTTCTTAATTGACAACATCGTGGCCCAGTTTATTGTTGGAGAAGATGGCAAAATGACCGCTACAGCCAAGGGCAGAGTCATTATTCTCAA CAACTGGGAAATGTGTGCCGACATGCTTGCCACCTTTGAAGAGACCCCTGACCCTGCCAAGTTCAGGATGAAATATTGGGGAGTTGCATCCTACCTGCAGAGTGGAA ATGATGACCACTGGGTGATTGACACCGACTACGACAATTATGCCATCCACTACTCCTGCAGACTAATAGATGCTGATGGCACTTGCCTGGACAGCTACTCCTTTATCTTCTCCCGTCACCCGACCGGTCTGAGGGCAGAGGACCAGCGCATCGTCACCCAGAAAAAGATGGACCTCTGCATGCTGGGCAAATACAGACGCGTCGCACACAATG GCTTCTGTGAGAGCAGCTGA
- the cep55l gene encoding centrosomal protein of 55 kDa produces MTSKGAKETIVAKLGFKSSSSASRAEAELEKLRKENGHLRKKIDEQAKRHPKPPDSDKSKLLERILSLETLRERNSQQLLVKEQELETVRQQLSAKGGEVVASLQAQLEQRKKDSEQRDTLFQSLSQETENLKNQLVTVSARCQSLETQVTAQVPTADLALVQDQLKDALEKNQQWLMYDQQREAYVQSVLARIHDLEQQLTEAKQQTKQEASSDASSSSAGPGKDAQAKSHYDELLSGVQKDLEKQKNQFTRSQQELILQKELTLKAHSELQSQKEQVSRLQEEMSALQRKYERKNRDLEEAKMHLQAEQLSKRYAVSEERKVSSEQADRMKVDLENMDIRLEEERKKSAELMLQVNMLQKTLLSQNDEQRRVAALEQQIKLSAKDSENERIDRQSMQHQLHKVLKELRKARDQITKLESSRQPNTRFSEPSSYNQLEFERLTIDDPLGPTSPSKVANLLDESFLECPNCRAHYPTSRHRELLAHIDYCFA; encoded by the exons ATGACATCTAAAGGTGCAAAAGAGACCATCGTAGCTAAACTGGGTTTCAAATCTAGCAGCTCTGCCTCCAGGGCCGAGGCGGAGCTGGAGAAACTCAGGAAGGAGAACGGTCACCTCAGGAAGAAGATCGATGAACAGGCCAAACGACACCCCAAACCACCTGACTCGGACAAAAGCAAGCTGCTGGAG AGGATTCTTTCCCTGGAGACGTTGCGAGAAAGAAACAGTCAACAGTTGCTGGTCAAAGAGCAAGAACTGGAAACTGTGAGACAGCAGCTGTCAGCTAAAGGAGGAGAG GTGGTGGCATCACTGCAGGCCCAGCTGGAGCAGCGAAAGAAGgattcagagcagagagacacatTGTTCCAGAGCTTGTCACAGGAGACAGAGAACCTGAAAAACCAGCTGGTGACTGTTTCTGCCCGGTGTCAGTCTCTGGAAACACAGGTG actGCACAGGTACCTACCGCAGACTTGGCTTTGGTGCAGGATCAGCTGAAAGAT GCTCTTGAGAAGAACCAGCAATGGCTGATGTACGATCAGCAGAGAGAGGCCTACGTCCAGTCCGTCCTCGCCCGCATACACGATCTGGAGCAACAGCTGACCGAGGCCAAGCAGCAAACGAAACAAGAGGCCAGTTCAGACG CCTCCTCCAGCTCTGCAGGTCCAGGAAAGGATGCTCAAGCAAAGAGCCACTATGATGAGTTGCTGTCGGGGGTACAGAAAGACTTGGAGAagcaaaaaaatcagtttaccAGATCCCAACAGGAGCTCATTTTGCAGAAAGAGCTG ACCTTGAAAGCACACTCCGAGCTGCAGTCTCAGAAGGAGCAGGTCAGCAGGCTCCAGGAGGAGATGTCAGCACTGCAGAGGAAGTacgagaggaagaacagagACTTGGAGGAGGCCAAGATGCACCTGCAAGCAGAGCAACTCAGCAAAAG ATATGCAGTGAGTGAGGAGAGAAAGGTGTCATCTGAGCAAGCAGACAGGATGAAAGTTGATCTGGAGAATATGGATATCagactggaggaggagaggaagaaatcTGCTGAACTTATGTTGCAG GTTAACATGCTGCAGAAGACTCTTCTGAGCCAAAATGACGAACAGCGAAGGGTCGCAGCGCTGGAGCAACAG ATCAAACTCTCTGCCAAGGACTCTGAGAATGAAAGGATTGATCGTCAAAGCATGCAGCACCAATTACATAAAGTGTTGAAAGAGCTTCGCAAGGCCCGTGATCAGATTACTAAACTGGAGTCCTCT CGACAGCCAAACACCCGTTTCTCAGAGCCCAGCTCCTACAATCAGCTTGAGTTTGAGCGTCTTACTATTGATGACCCCCTTGGCCCCACATCCCCCTCTAAAGTCGCCAACCTCCTGGATGAAAGTTTTCTTGAGTGCCCCAACTGTCGGGCCCACTATCCCACAAGCCGCCACAGGGAGCTCCTGGCACACATTGACTACTGCTTTGCCTGA